The sequence tttcgctgcgcgatttgcccgtctattttcaaatctttattcactgtttttatttcttccgccaccttattccacaaaacactctttttcctcctccctgaagcaaattcactttccatgctcagtcggactctgagaaacaactttacttccgatgtacttagataatcgctaaaatcaagaaaaatgtaataaaatattgttttattaacgtatatttaatatatctttgcattaaaagctaaaaaaattagttgtatactcacttttcatcagacatcatattagcgtaatcagcggcagtattaaaatttttcctgcaaataatgcgtgacgtttgatacaaaaatggcgttttggaacgcgatgcatttgcagtactgccatatttgcatttctgaacgcattgtcAACACtacaaaagtacgttgcgcattataatgcgtttctgaatatacccatgagtctataatatttattatatgcgatGTATAGCTTTACATCTTCGAATCAAACTTTGTGTTAATTACTACGCAAGTTGTAGAGGTAATTGACCTTGTAGAGGCCTTGATAACTTTTTTACCGTCCATATAGGTTTacctttgagtttttgcttgacAATTgctcaaacattttcaataaggGTGTCATCAGGCGACTGTGAAGGCTAATCTACATTTCAATCCTATTTTGTTCCTTCCATTCTACACACCTTCGGCTTCGTTGCTTGAGATCGTTATCCTCTTGGAAAATTCAAGGTTGGCTAATTTTTCTAAACATCTTGGCAGCTGACGGTAGTaatgctttttggtaaattttattaatcagaACTGCATTCAAATATgtggtaaacacaaataaatgacCAAATAAAGTCGGAGAAGCAGACTCAAACATGAACCCTGATTtaacctatgctgttaaaacaacaacaacaacatgaaccCTGATTGTATGCTcaacagttcgttgaagtttCACTTAACAACAGTACATCAGGGCCGATGTATGCAACTATCCGCCCAAAAGAAAGATTCATACGTGAATATTACATTTGTCCAATTCAgttctgaatttgccttagTCCATGCAAGTCCTTTTTCATTGTGTGATAATGAGAGCAGCGTTTTTTTTCGATGCGCTTCGAAATTTGACGTCTACTGAACGTTAACGTACTCGAAATTTGTCTTGAGATATATACATTAACActagtttttcttaaaactacttCTAGTTCGGGTTTACACAAATAAGTCAATGATCTTCTGATCCTGTTTTGGAGAGGTTTTTTTGGACCTGGCCCGGGTAAGGCGTCGACGCTTTTTACTTCGGTATACAATTCCACCCATTTAtcttcgacttcttcaaatattttgttgtagATGCACGTGACAATTTTGGACCTTTTGGGTGTGTACTTAAGAACACTGCTTCAAATctgctttctaaatttctcacaaaatcaacaaattgcGCAACGCGAATTGCGGAAAGAATACGCACACTTGTTAAAAATTGTCATATAACGGAactctaaatttaaaattggcgATCCTGCTTTTATTAGACAGGTCACGTTTTTATTATCAAGGCGCCAAGCATTGTTTCgataataatgtaataaaaaacgAGAAAAACCCACGTAAATGAACACTATTCCAAGAATTTAATATTATGTAAAATGCTCACAAATCCAACAAACGCTGTGAAAAACGGGTTTGGGCAACGATATTTCTATGGGATTTGACCAGAGTTTTGGCTGGTGCTTGCACTCTATCACTCTatcaaaaaaggttaaaaaccCCTAAGATTTGCATTTTCAAACCGTTATGCCACATAGGCACCATAAtaaactgctacaacagcaacaacatggcGACAAAAGATTTTCGGGATTTGTTTATAACGGTGatagaaaacattaaattaataaatattttatatttcgcaATGTTGATACTAAACAAATAGgtttacatttttcaataacGCAACACAAAAAGTTTATATAGGAAATAATCATGTTATATAACAGCTACATATGCCATATAAATTTATTCAGgtattaatttgtttgtaagGGCAAGTATAacgtaaaattataattatttattttcttaaagaatggaaaatattaaactaaGACGCTTACTATTTAGTGTTACAAGAgagttttgtttaaatataaaaaacatttacccAAGGGCGAACCCACAAATTGTTTGTAGACTCCAATTTGATTAAAATagatacacacatatgtgtacTTATGTATGAGTTCCTTTAATTTGACCGTTTAtccattatttacttatttttcgttttggtttatttatttggtaagaatAGTCtcgtttgcatttttttcaattcataacaaatatacacacataagcTATTTTTGCCTCTACCTCCAAACAGTGCATAAATGTCCAGTTGTTATGACTATACCTCCTCgagttaaaataaaaccaaatatatgtatgtatatatgtatataaaacaattataataaaatttgaattttgcttttaaaataaaattaagtcttCTGTAATCTTGAAAACGTAAAAACTAGCGAAAACACCGAATACAAACATATCAACaacaagatgatttttcaggTTCTGCCATAACCAAATTGAAATCTAAACTGTTTGGTCGTGCAAATCCTGTTTTTATACCATCCCAACCATCTTCAACTTTGTATTCGCCCGAACGTATTCGCGCATATACCTCCTGCGTGACCATACGAAAAGCTTCTTCGACATTGACGCCATTTCTGGCTGAAGTTTCTACAAAATGCAGCCCATTTTGCTTAGCAAATGTTTGTGCTTCGTCAGTGCTAACTTCTCGACAGCCACCTGCATTTACCAGGTCAAGCTTACAACCAACTAATGCAAACACAGGACGATGTGGTTCAATGTGACGCTGGGCTTCCATCATCCAGAGAGGTATATGTTCAAAGCTAGCGTAGTTGGTGATATCATAAACTAGCAATACCCCAACAGAGTTTCTATAGTATGATTTTGTAATTGATCGAAAGCGTTCTTGGCCAGCCGTATCCCATAGTTGGAGTTTTATCTGCGTTCCATCCTTCATTTCGATCAAGCGGGCAAAAAAATCTACACCCACAGTAGGGTCGGATAGCTGCAAATAATAAGAATAGTTAAGTaactaaaatacatacatatgtacataaatactaaataagaaaaacacaataacaaaaatggtttgccttatgtatacatatgtatgctcatTCACTTAATTTGTGTATTTATACACTAAATTTTCTATCGCaccacatatgcatatattctACGCTATCAGGGTGATGGGTGAGCGTTTTATTAACCATGTAATATTTTGACGCTTCAGATTACAGATTACAGTATCTGTGTGCCACCATTTCTAgttaaattatgtaatttacatatcaatgtttttgttattacgttttttgtttgttttcgttGAACGTAGAAATTGAATGCGATTGACCCTTACCTCAGCAAATTTGCCATCTGTAAAGAATTTTAGTAATGAACTCTTGCCCACTGTACTGTCACCAATAAGTATAAGCCGAAATTGGTAATCGAAAATGGGTTCAACCATCCTGAATCTCTTTTGTATCAAAATGTGTAATGCGACTGCCACTTGTACTCAACTGCTAAGATTTTTCCCACCCTTTATTCAGGGTAACGGGCGTATACTTTTCTTAGTCACTTCCTGGAATTTACGTCTCTTTCAAAGGATTTTCACTTTCAAGGTAacttgaaaatatgttttttaacgcatatatgtatgtttttacaaTTCTGTTTACGACAATTAGTTAATTTCTTGTCTATCCCGATTCGCACCACTATTGCGCTGTATGCATTTTCGTATAGTGATATTACAATTCAGAGTCGGTTTATTCAAAGTAATACTACGTTGCAAATGTAACTACACGATTAATCGTGTTTTATTTGGTAGAACTGGcactttgtttataaaatttagtgaatataatttttgtttttgttactcaTTTCATCGCGTTCACTAGTGAAAATTGAATCAGATAATTAAGTGTGAGGGTGATAAAAATTGGTTAGCATTCAAAATGTCAAATATTTTGACAATAGAACGAAAGATAAGAAACAAGTTGTATAACAGTTCAGTTCAATTCAATTCACAGTTAACATGCAAATCTAGACAATTAAAATTctaacattaaaatatatatttcattatgtaaaaataaaatgctttcCGGAGTCAAACTATTGTACATCCAttaattagaaaatttgttatAGAAAGGATGTCATAGTGTTAGTACAAGGCGCATTGATTACTGAAGGTGGCGCCTTGCAAatcagttactttatttttcgttattttgacaagtctgacgtcaggtcCCTTactaatacaaaataaacaaaaggagAAGATATTACATTTTTGTAGAAATTCAGTGAATGACTTGGTTTGTgatgatttgtgagatttaaccTAATCAAAGTAATGAAAACGAGTATCGAGTGAAAgcacaaatgcagttttttgcgtGGCAAGAAGGTGTGTCTGTAAGTGTatactttttataataataagttttgttgtttccattgctttcgcccactcttcctcttcacaaaaaaGTAATTCCCCGTCCTTTTGTCCGTTTATTCCTGGGCTCTGGCGACACAGCGAGCTCGGAAGACGCAACCATGTATTCTATCATCCATGATGTTAGTTCCACTTAAAGTGAATGTTAGTTCCACTGCAATGCAAGAAGAAGAATCTAAACAAATACAtgtgatttaatattttttaatagacaCCGATAAATTATTACTAAAATGGCACGTAAAAGAAAAATCCCTGCTCGCAAACATCATGGAGTTCGAGATCCACTAAAACAAATTGAAGTCaaggaaaaaaagtatttatatgcATAATTTAAGGAATAAATTAatctcttaaattaattttattgtagactgagaaaaattacaaacaatccTCCCGAACGCGATAATCAGCAAGTTTCCTTCAAATTCGCCCAATTTAAGAAACTAATTGATGACACCAAAGCTGGAAAGAAAATCAAACGAATACACAAGGGCCAGGAAGATAAGCCGAAAGATAGatctataaataaaattggtTACATACAGCAGTTAAGAGAGGAAACTGATGAAGATTACCTAAAGCGGGTAAATCGAATAACTGCACAATCTTTGCGTGAGGCTCAGTACGAAGCTAAATATGGGGTTAATGTCATTCGAAATCCGAAAACCGGAGAAATTTCAATAAgcaaaaaaccgaaaaatgaaattgatgaactacttaaagaaaaacaaaagaaacgtGGTAAACGAAAATCTGCTTCAAATAAGGAACAGGACAAACCAGTAAAACCTCTGAACCCCGAAATAGCTAGAGAATTAATTAAACAAGCTATTAAAGAAGATAAAGAAGAGGTAgtgttttgatataaaaaattcttttgattTAAATGTCTATTTCAATTGCAGAAAGTAAAAGCTAAATCAGAGGTGGAAGAATACAAGCAAGATATTGTTAGATTCGGCGAAGTTGTGCACGCCCCTCCAACGCTTTCAACATTGCCACGTAGAGCTCAAAAGTCTGAGACCGTACCGAGAGTAAGAAAACTTGTATTATATACATGTTAAAAGTTACATCAATTTCGTTAAACTTTCAGCCTGGTAAAAAGTCCAATTTGCTGCTTAAATCGCTATTATCAGATACTAAAACCAACAGCGAAAACACGCCCGAGAGAAAAGTTAAAGCCGTTACTGGCAAAGTGGAAAAGAAAACGCTTAGCGGTAAACGGAAGAATCTTCCAATGGCTACAAGAAAAATGCTTGAAGACGAGCAAAGtaaattcattgaaatttacAGAGCCATgaagaaaacaaaagtaaatgtaTCTTGAAGTTCATGcctataacatacatacattgtaatttttatttttaaactaaaaggTAACGAAAAACGTTTCAAATAAAAACTACCCTGTTCATTAAGCTAAATGTTTGTCTTTGAATGGCCATTATTGCTCTAATTCTATGGTAGTTACAAGTAGTTTATTGTTATAACCACAAAAATGTCATTGGCGATTTGTCGTTAGCTGTAGTGTGTCAGatggtttttaagttattttttattttattacattcgGTACGGAGtagtattttttgttcaaagtctTTTTCACCAAGTTTGAAAGCGACTATAAGCATCTATTACAGGCCTCCCGAACGTTTTTGCAAAAGTTGAGCGAAACGTTGCGTGACCAGCAAGGATGTGTCAATAAAACGATCAACGCAATTGCTTAAGCACGTTTCTGTAGAACTGTCGAGTTTTGATCCTGGTTTTCCGATACACTTTTCCCAACAGATGTCATTGAACTCATGTATCTATAATAGCAATAAAGTTTatagaattaaaatttatttttttatagtgatATTGGGATGTGACGGGCATCAAAATGTAGGTTAAAATTACGAACCTGTGCGTTCACTtgcgctttttgtttttcaatcatCAAGAATTCTTGCAATTCTTTATCGCTGGAAACCGACGAAAGTGACTCAAAATCTGACATGTTggatattttaatttacaagTTATTACCAAAACTACAGGCTTAATCCCAACAACTCCCTTCTCTAATtgctaaatcaaaaatttatataaccTCAAACACTTTACGTTCCACATATAAAACGGCCAGACTTTCAGATGTTTTTAATTGGATTCTATATTATTAGATTAAACCTGTGTTTATACACCGAACTTAAAAGAATGAGGAGGTACTAATAAGGGCAATATAAAAAGtagttattaaaataataataaaatcaagggtagaaaataatttgaaaagtaGAGTAATTGGTGAACTATTGTTTAGACGTAGCATTACTTTGCCCgttatttcaatttgattttataAGAAGGGCTTAGTTTTCACTTGTATTGCCTTATGTCGTTTGATTTTCATTGTTTATCAGTTAAAACTGGAAAATTTGGATTATATAATTTCATAGCGATATATCCATTATatacatttcatttgaattttaaaaagtttttttaatttgattttatatcGAGACTAActgaaagtaaaaatatttgtttaataaatttatttacaaatatatacatattgatTGCTGTAGATAcataaattctatttttattaataattttaaataaatcatgGAGTGTTATTTTGAGAAATTtagtaatttgtaattttagaattgtgttattttctgaaattgaaatattattttgtaacCTTTTTACAAGTATGTATAAAATACACAGTTGGCAGTTCGCATTGAGCTTATATGCAAATCTTCAATTTATAAGTGTGTTTACATTCACTTGTGCAGTAACATAGGGTTGCGATATTCACTACAAGGGCGCTATGTAGTGACTTTTATGATTAGACGTCATTCAACTTGACCAGCTGATTTCTGTTTCTTCGGTGTGTAGAAAACTAAACATACACAGGCGAAAGGAGTTTAGTGATTGTGCCGGAtgagaactaaaaaaatttattaaaatctgaCAAATTACAAAATCGTAGGGTGTGAAGTGACAGGACGACAACTGCATGTCCAAAAGCGAAACATAAACTTATAATGATTTGCAAATAAAGATTTTAAGCCTGATAGTCGGTTACCAAAACTTTATCATCAGaatgaaagaacaaaaactgTTGCTAATACTCTCACAGTCACTAATTGGtgagttaattttttcttcacctGTTATTCTTTATCAATGGATCTTTTAATAACGGCTTACATCAAGCTAGAGCTCCGGGTCCAAAATGCCTGAGAATCTGCCTAAGTTCTTATATATATGtccttacatacacacacaacatatatataatagtaatatatatgtatatatatatatactcataTATACAGCAATAGTTTgtaaatgtttgtaaaaatatatttcgaatGTTTTTGAATAGGCACCGGCTTTTTCTTTCTGTACGTGCAGCATGTGCGTTCAATATTTGAGTCCCGTACCAACATTGCACATTTAACACAATTAGAGCGAGAGTCATTGCTGCGTCGGGAGGATTCTCTGTACTATTCATTTTATAA comes from Anastrepha ludens isolate Willacy chromosome 3, idAnaLude1.1, whole genome shotgun sequence and encodes:
- the LOC128856916 gene encoding mitochondrial import inner membrane translocase subunit Tim8; protein product: MSDFESLSSVSSDKELQEFLMIEKQKAQVNAQIHEFNDICWEKCIGKPGSKLDSSTETCLSNCVDRFIDTSLLVTQRFAQLLQKRSGGL
- the LOC128856914 gene encoding ras-related protein Rab-39B; this translates as MVEPIFDYQFRLILIGDSTVGKSSLLKFFTDGKFAELSDPTVGVDFFARLIEMKDGTQIKLQLWDTAGQERFRSITKSYYRNSVGVLLVYDITNYASFEHIPLWMMEAQRHIEPHRPVFALVGCKLDLVNAGGCREVSTDEAQTFAKQNGLHFVETSARNGVNVEEAFRMVTQEVYARIRSGEYKVEDGWDGIKTGFARPNSLDFNLVMAEPEKSSCC
- the LOC128856915 gene encoding coiled-coil domain-containing protein 137 codes for the protein MARKRKIPARKHHGVRDPLKQIEVKEKKLRKITNNPPERDNQQVSFKFAQFKKLIDDTKAGKKIKRIHKGQEDKPKDRSINKIGYIQQLREETDEDYLKRVNRITAQSLREAQYEAKYGVNVIRNPKTGEISISKKPKNEIDELLKEKQKKRGKRKSASNKEQDKPVKPLNPEIARELIKQAIKEDKEEKVKAKSEVEEYKQDIVRFGEVVHAPPTLSTLPRRAQKSETVPRPGKKSNLLLKSLLSDTKTNSENTPERKVKAVTGKVEKKTLSGKRKNLPMATRKMLEDEQSKFIEIYRAMKKTKVNVS